GCGCAGGGCCCCTCTTCTTGCCGGACTTGGAGCCCGTGCTCCTGCCGGCCGTGTCGAGCGCGCCGAGGCATCCcttgacgacgtcgtcgatgtaggtgAAGTCGCGGCGCGcgtcggcgccgtcggcggcgcggaAGAGCGTGAtgggctcgccggcgacgatgcTGCGTGCGAATGAGAAGTATGCCATGTCGGGGCGTCCCCACGGCCCGTAGACGGTGAAGAAGCGGAGCCCCGTGATGGAGAGCCCGTAGATGTGGTTGTACGCGTGCGCGATGGCCTCGCCGGCCTTCTTGGTGGCCGCGTACAGCGACGCGGGCCGGTCCGTGCGATGCTCCTCGGAGAAGGGCGCGTCGGTGTTGAGCCCGtacaccgacgacgacgacgcccacaCGACGGCCGGCTGCGGGTCGGCGTGCTTCGCCGCGGCCTCGAAGACGCTGACGAGCCCGGCGACGTTGGAGGCCACGTACGTCTGCGGCGCCCGCATCGCGTAGCGCACCCCGGCCTGCGCGGCGAGGTGGAGCACGTGGGTGAAGGGCGCCGCGGCGAAGAGCCGCTCCAGGAGCGCGCCGTCGTTGATGTCGGCGTCGAGCACCGCCACCCCGCGCGACGCCAGCAGCCGCTGCCGCGCGCGCTTCAGGGACGGGTCGTAGTAGGCGTTGAAGTTGTCGAGGCCGACCACGCCGTCCCCGCGCCCCCGGAGCGCAAGGGAGCAGTGCGCGCCCACGAACCCCGCGGCGCCGGTGACCAGCACGGAGAGCCCCCCGTCCCGCCGCGGCGTGGCGCTGCGCCGCACCTCACGCTCCCACGCCGCGCCCCCGTAGGAGGCGCCCGAGCCCAGCAGGCTC
The genomic region above belongs to Setaria italica strain Yugu1 chromosome VI, Setaria_italica_v2.0, whole genome shotgun sequence and contains:
- the LOC101784504 gene encoding UDP-glucuronate 4-epimerase 6, which encodes MPAGVVDAAAKGVRLERHAAGAAVLLRRASGAKQLVSASSHLLFRATVLATLALVVLFAVHYPSLLSRSFTLSSASPSSSSSSGSSSSPRSRSSHRSLLGSGASYGGAAWEREVRRSATPRRDGGLSVLVTGAAGFVGAHCSLALRGRGDGVVGLDNFNAYYDPSLKRARQRLLASRGVAVLDADINDGALLERLFAAAPFTHVLHLAAQAGVRYAMRAPQTYVASNVAGLVSVFEAAAKHADPQPAVVWASSSSVYGLNTDAPFSEEHRTDRPASLYAATKKAGEAIAHAYNHIYGLSITGLRFFTVYGPWGRPDMAYFSFARSIVAGEPITLFRAADGADARRDFTYIDDVVKGCLGALDTAGRSTGSKSGKKRGPAPLRVYNLGNTSPVPVTRMVAILEKLLGKKAHKRVVTMPSNGDVPFTHANVSHASRDFGYRPATSLEAGLRHFVEWFVQYYKLDIKGSNVLAGKTTKRKSMAMSAAS